In Drosophila simulans strain w501 chromosome X, Prin_Dsim_3.1, whole genome shotgun sequence, one DNA window encodes the following:
- the LOC6725775 gene encoding casein kinase I: protein MERLRSSHNREVRIGNYKVVRKIGCGSFGDIYLGIYIHSGERVAIKVESSKVRHPQLNYERRIYRALRPAPGLPRIRYFHKEEHYQAMVMDLLGPSLERLFQFCERAFTIKTVLLLAEQMLRRVEYVHNRGFLHRDIKPDNFLMGLGTMSKQVYLIDFGLSKKYLDITTGVHIPYREERSLTGTARYASIGAHAGVESARRDDMVAVGYVLMYFNRGSLPWQDLKASTKQQKYERIHEKKISVSIEVLCEGFPCEFTMYLNYCRGMGFYDKPNYDFICRMFRMLRNGLNLRPGLIYDWDMLMMKFHNTQKNPGIGMRVFPPKQKEDDGISGEPIVKDEKCNYWP from the coding sequence ACGACTGCGCTCCTCCCACAACCGCGAAGTGCGAATCGGCAACTATAAGGTGGTGCGCAAGATCGGCTGCGGATCCTTTGGCGATATATATCTGGGCATCTATATCCACAGTGGGGAGCGGGTGGCCATCAAGGTGGAGAGCAGCAAGGTGCGCCATCCGCAGCTCAACTACGAGAGGCGAATCTACAGGGCCCTGAGGCCCGCACCCGGTTTGCCAAGGATTAGGTACTTCCACAAGGAGGAGCACTACCAGGCGATGGTGATGGATCTGCTCGGACCCTCTCTGGAGAGACTCTTTCAGTTCTGCGAGAGGGCATTCACCATCAAGACCGTTCTGCTCCTGGCCGAACAGATGCTTCGCCGGGTGGAGTACGTCCATAACCGGGGATTCCTGCACCGCGACATCAAGCCGGACAACTTCCTGATGGGTCTGGGTACCATGTCCAAGCAAGTGTACCTGATCGATTTCGGGCTGTCCAAGAAGTACCTTGACATAACCACTGGTGTGCATATACCATATCGCGAGGAGCGTTCCTTGACGGGAACAGCCAGGTACGCCTCGATTGGCGCCCATGCGGGTGTCGAATCCGCCAGAAGGGATGACATGGTGGCCGTTGGCTATGTCCTTATGTACTTCAATCGGGGTTCACTGCCGTGGCAGGATTTGAAGGCGTCCACCAAGCAGCAGAAGTATGAACGCATACATGAGAAAAAGATCTCGGTGAGCATTGAGGTCCTTTGCGAGGGATTTCCCTGCGAGTTCACCATGTACTTAAACTACTGCCGTGGCATGGGATTCTACGATAAGCCCAACTACGACTTCATCTGCCGCATGTTTCGGATGCTGCGGAATGGTCTCAATCTTCGACCAGGTCTCATCTACGACTGGGACATGCTGATGATGAAGTTCCACAATACTCAGAAAAATCCTGGCATTGGAATGCGTGTATTTCCACCCAAACAGAAGGAAGATGACGGTATCAGCGGTGAGCCGATCGTCAAAGATGAGAAGTGCAACTACTGGCCGTGA
- the LOC6725776 gene encoding uncharacterized protein LOC6725776, with the protein MRLAILWLFSGCLLPGIQDGMWASVRAQQTGRDVLLSRMGNPQNELNTRRLANASSYLTRNYIANRINTLVVRENCVECRYELTDRQRQLVDQILASLAPDLSVLLHKGTAEETTWEYTLFVVNDHTAFTGQVFIFPDELLEREFFCIVVVSEIQSPQFVRQTVGSIVKSNLRMHFVNVVVVAQLEDGTVGTYSYKLFKANCTPGITVRQINHFDRITGEPQQSMPDLYPVRNGHLGDCPFNVGATHLPPHLIYKRYKDPPPASNESIPAEDLSGVDWDLLQLLAKALKFRIQLYMPQEPSQIFGEGNVSGCFRQLADGTVSIAIGGLSGSDKRRSLFSKSTVYHQSHFVMVVRRDRYLGRFGPLILPFRGKVWGMIIMILVLAVLSTCWLRSRLGLSHPMEDLFTVIVGNPIPNPRLPGKGFLRYLLASWMLLTLVLRCAYQARLFDVLRLSRHRPLPEDLSGLIKDNYTMVANGYHDFYPLELTCRQPLDFSARFERVQRAAPDERLTTIALISNLAYWNHKHPNISRLTFVRQPIYMYHLVIYFPRRFFLRPAIDRKIKQLLSAGVMAHIERRYMQYEKKHKVASNDPVLLRRITKSIMNGAYRIHGLVIVLATGMFILELLAGRSNGRLRRWMEWVHE; encoded by the exons ATGCGCCTCGCTATCCTGTGGCTGTTCTCCGGCTGCCTTCTGCCGGGGATTCAGGATGGGATGTGGGCTTCGGTGCGGGCACAACAAACTGGTCGAGATGTGCTCCTCTCGCGGATGGGGAATCCGCAGAACGAGCTCAACACCAGACGACTGGCTAACGCCTCGAGTTATCTGACTAGGAACTACATTGCTAATAGAATCAATACGCTGGTAGTTCGAGAGAACTGTGTGGAGTGTCGATATGAGCTGACCGACCGCCAGCGACAGCTGGTAGACCAGATCCTGGCCAGCCTCGCTCCGGACCTCAGTGTCCTGCTCCACAAGGGCACTGCAGAGGAGACTACCTGGGAGTACACACTCTTCGTGGTCAACGACCACACCGCTTTCAC AGGTCAGGTCTTCATCTTTCCCGACGAGCTGCTGGAGCGCGAGTTCTTCTGCATAGTGGTGGTGTCGGAAATCCAGAGTCCCCAATTTGTTAGGCAGACCGTTGGATCGATTGTGAAATCCAATCTGCGGATGCATTTCGTCaatgtggtggtggtggcccaACTGGAGGACGGAACGGTGGGCACCTACAGCTACAAGCTCTTCAAGGCCAACTGCACGCCGGGCATCACGGTGCGGCAAATCAATCACTTCGACAGGATCACCGGAGAGCCGCAACAGAGTATGCCGGACTTGTATCCCGTGCGGAATGGCCACTTGGGCGATTGTCCGTTCAACGTGGGCGCCACCCACCTGCCGCCCCACTTGATCTACAAGCGGTACAAGGATCCACCTCCGGCCAGCAATGAGTCCATTCCGGCTGAGGATCTCTCCGGCGTCGACTGGgatctgctccagctgctggccaaggcgCTAAAGTTTCGCATCCAGCTTTATATGCCCCAAGAACCCAGCCAGATCTTTGGAGAGGGAAACGTGTCCGGCTGCTTCAGGCAG CTGGCAGATGGCACCGTGTCGATAGCCATCGGCGGCTTGAGTGGCTCGGACAAGCGTCGCTCCCTGTTCTCCAAGTCCACCGTGTACCACCAGAGCCACTTTGTGATGGTGGTGCGCAGGGATCGGTATTTGGGTCGCTTTGGCCCGCTGATCCTGCCGTTTCGCGGCAAAGTGTGGGGCATGATCATCATGATCCTGGTGCTGGCTGTGCTGAGCACCTGTTGGCTCAGATCCCGTTTGGGCCTGAGTCATCCAATGGAGGATCTGTTTACGGTGATTGTGGGCAATCCGATACCCAATCCAAGGCTGCCGGGCAAGGGATTCCTTCGATACTTACTGGCCAGTTGGATGCTACTCACTCTGGTCCTGAGGTGTGCCTATCAGGCGCGACTCTTCGACGTTCTTCGCCTCTCGCGCCACCGCCCGCTGCCCGAGGATCTCAGTGGTTTGATTAAGGACAACTACACCATGGTGGCGAATGGGTACCATGACTTCTATCCCTTGGAGCTCACCTGCCGGCAGCCCCTAGACTTTTCGGCACGATTCGAGCGGGTTCAGAGGGCAGCTCCGGACGAAAGGCTAACCACAATCGCGCTGATCAGTAACTTGGCCTACTGGAATCACAAGCACCCGAACATCAGCCGTCTGACCTTTGTTCGCCAGCCGATCTACATGTATCACCTCGTCATCTACTTTCCCAGAAGATTCTTTCTCCGGCCAGCCATCGATCGGAAGATCAAACAGCTGCTGAGCGCCGGGGTGATGGCCCACATCGAAAGGAGGTACATGCAGTACGAGAAGAAACATAAGGTGGCTTCTAACGATCCAGTTCTCCTGCGCAGGATCACCAAAAGTATAATGAACGGGGCGTACCGTATCCACGGTCTGGTGATTGTTCTGGCCACAGGGATGTTCATCCTGGAATTGCTGGCGGGGCGCAGCAATGGCAGACTAAGGCGATGGATGGAGTGGGtgcatgaataa